Below is a genomic region from Biomphalaria glabrata chromosome 3, xgBioGlab47.1, whole genome shotgun sequence.
GATGCACTTGAGTTAAACAGCACAGTACCAGGAAGGTCAATAGCGATACCTGAAGACCTTATTCCAGAAAAAGCGACAGATGTATATTTCAACTATAATTTACAGCACAGCTATGGCGATCTCCCTGTGCTAAATGCTAGAGAGGAGGTAACTCTATAAACTTCTTTTACTTTAGGTAATTCGAGGAAAAGGTAACTCTGAATAAATATTGTGACATTACATACCCCTTAATGTTAGACAAATGCTTAActttaatattagaatatgaTCAAAAGaaccaacataaccaacaccctgtacggcagtgctgaacaactgaagaaaacagtacactttttttccttggcacagtctgcaaaagagctcacagctctgcagcaataaagctggctagaagaagaagaagataaaaaaGAAGCAGGATCATTGGAATATATCGGGTTTAAACTATGACTTGGTTTGCTAGATTTTTGTGTGTGGCCTACCTCTTTCATTGGGACATCATCAAATCTTTTTTCTTCCATAATCTCCTTACCATTTCCAAGCTGCGGTGAGATATTGTTGAATCATGGAAGCCATTGGTTAAACCCATTGTAGGTATTAAGACCCAATTTCTTGTATCAACATTCATCAGGGCACACTTCTCAATCAGATAGCAATGAGATTTTTATAGACTTGTTggatttgtttttaatctaGTTAACCATATCTTTCTTATTAGAACTAAATTCTGTAATGGCAGTATATAAAGCTTTATAATGTAACTGATAGTGAAAGGTTTAACATTATATTTTCTAACATGTCTTATGTGAAAGCAGAGCTTAATCATACATTTTTTCATTCTATTTTATGtcactttttaatattttcatttagcTGAGGAGTTGTGGTGGCTGATTGCTAAAACATTTGACTTCCAAACCAAGAGGTCTCTTGTTCAAATCCCGAAGCatattgggattttgaatttcagaaaTTTCCTaaactaatgtaaggtacccattagagttgggtggactcatggacACTCTAGTTTTACATTAgtttaggaaaagtaaaggctgttgtttattgtgctggtcacatgacaccctcattatcTGTGGACCAAAGAAAGTTGACCTCTAcgtcatctgccccatagagcagtttttcccaaacttttgacctatgtgtaccccttttataatttttgtaatgctgagtacccttcacccccccccccctttaatttattaacagaacataataaatgggtattttaaaaaatcagcatagttaatgaggtgcaacacataccccctccaaagtcttcccgtacctCAGGGGGTATGCATACTCCACTTTGGTGTTGAATTATTCTTAATCTAGAGTATTTGTAGAAGTTGACTATTTTGTTGTTTAACATGTTGATTTTACTTCTCTGTCTAGATTGTGAATGTGATAGAAGCTCACCAGGTCACAATTATTCAAGGTCCGACTGGTTCCGGTAAAACTACTCAGGTCCCTCAGTTCATCTTTGACCACTATGCATCTGAGTCCAAATACTGCAATATTGTTATTACGCAGCCCAGGAAGATTGCTGCTGTATCTATTGCCCAGCGGGTGTGTGCTGAACGAGGATGGCCAATAGGATCACTCTGCGGCTACCAGGTTTTGAACTTTCAAATAGTGTTTTAGCTTTTTAAAtatcatctctctgtctctggtTATATCACATTTTTATAAAGTTATAAATATGGAAAAATTGCAAGtaatattttaacttataagcttttttcattcatttataaTTGAATATTGGATTTAGGAATAGTTTcaacatttctttcattttttttacttataccAATTGAAAAACTATTAGTTATGAAGcacacaaatttattttaaaatcaatttacaGTTTTACTTTTGTTAAGTAATATATTAAACTCATATTCCTTGCAATGTAGTAAACTAAATGAAATAGCTATTTCTgagttcaacaaaaaaaattgtttctctattttttagatttgatgtccatttctctctttttatttgacTTAGATCATTAGAAAACATCTATCTCTTTATTGTTTGTATGACTTAGATCCTAAGAACACACCTATCTCTTTATTGTTTGTATGACTTAGATCCTATAAACACATCTATCTCTTTATTGTTTGTATGACTTAGATCTTAAAAACACATCTATCTCTTTATTGTTTGTATGACTTAGATCCTAAAAACACATCTATCTCTTTATTGTTTGTATGACTTAGGTCCTAAAAACACATCTATCTCTTTATTGTTTGTATGACTTAGGTCCTAAGAACACATCTATCTCTTTATTGTTTGTATGACTTAGGTCCTAAGAACACACCTATCTCTTTATTGTTTGTATGACTTAGGTCCTAAGAACACACCTATCTCTTTATTGTTTGTATGACTTAGGTCCTAAGAACACACCTATCTCTTTATTGTTTGTATGACTTAGGTCCTAAGAACACACCTATCTCTTTATTGTTTGTATGACTTAGGTCCTAAGAACACACCTATCTCTTTATATctctttattgtttgtttgactTAGGTCCTTAGATTACATctatctctttatttttttttgtttaaagattgACTTTTCTTACAGCTCTCTTGGctttttattgtattgttttattGAGTTAAATCTTTAGAGTACACAAATCTcttaattgtttatttaaagATTGGCCTAGATCGCAAAAGTACTGAAGATACTCGTATACTGTATTGCACAACTGGAGTTCTTAAAGAGAAACTGATCCTCAAGAAGAACATGCATGATTATACCCATGTTATTTTGGATGAggtaattagattttttttttttaaagtttttttttagcttatacCATGATGTTAGGGATTTTGGTTTTTCATTGCCCTtgtgtgaatgtgaaatacaATTTGTTACTATCTCTATTTCAAAGGTTCATGAAAGAGACATTGAGACagactttttacttttaattgtgAAGAAACTTTTACGAACCAATTCTAGCCATGTTAAGGTAGGTCAGCAATAGcacttaaaaatgtattgtcAAAATCATTGTCTCATGCTGTTACTTCAGGACGTAGTTTACCGTAATTTCATTAGTCTTTTGAATATTTACTTTCAATAATTCTACTCTATGAAAGGAAATTATGTTTTTTAGCAAAActccattcctttttttttcagattataCTCATGTCAGCCACATTTGACACTGACATTTTTGCTGACTATTTTGCTTTACCGGTGGGCAACCATTTAGAGAAGGCTCCAGTTGTCAATGTAGACTCAGGCCGTCACACAGTATCAGAGTTTTATGCAGATGATTTAACATCAAGACTTGGTCCAGTAAGAATAGTTTATTGGCTATCTTCAGTTCTCtaatgataaaataatgaacattttttggGACGAaactaataaattttttttcatgaaagctatattttttttaaacatagttgtgtttctataaaaaaaaaagatatttaactgttattttaacatttaaacttttttatataacactttcttatgttgaaatgtttttttttcaaactcatTTGTTCCTTTAGTAGCTTTTAGTCAGGGCTGTTGCCTGACTCATCTCTTAACTCTtactctctgtaattattttcctcgatcccatagtattatttattttgctcatttgtctttcactatcctgttctgATTAAACTTCATTAGCTTTTTGCttgttttcagaaaatgttatatttggaaTCGAATTATAggaaaatgcatgctctttttacactaTGCAAACTAAAGTTTAAAAATCCAAAAGgccatttagtttaatggggtcaaatcaatgtTGGCAGTTAGAagataaagagttaatactGTTAGAGAGTTTTGAATGGTTTGTaatcaaagtttttttctttgtgtttaGCTTCCTCCAATAGATGAAGCTCAACCAGGGATCCACTCAGCAATGTATGACATGGCCATTGAGCTTGTGAAACATTTTGATCTGATTGAAGAAAAGGAACAAGGGTAAGTCTTGAACAGAAATGGCATGTTTCAAATTGCCTCTTGATAAATTGCACTTCTTCTTTGTTCAGaattttgcttttttgtttttggaccTCTAACAGTAAATTAACTTTGATAGTTTTATAGATTAAACTAAATGCTAACCAAGAGAAGTCTgtgataaaattatttttatattttcagtaAAGATCAAAGTACAGGGTTTGCTCCAGTTAGAGGAACTGTGCTTATGTTTCTACCAGGTAACAACACATTTTATGATTATAGTTTATACTAATATCAGACTAAACATGTCAGattcatttttattaattattacatgtttacttttgttacatttttattcCCATCATCTTATAATCTgtgaaaatatataattaattattagtctACGTTACACATAGCATAGAaatctaatttatttatttagtttttttttatattattattggctttgatgacatttttaataaggtttttaaatttaaaagtcaACATTATATGTTTGTATTCTTCGACTATTTATTGCAGACAGCAATGCTTGACTGTGAAATAAATATAATCtgttatatttttacatttcaatgttctatttttaaaatgtttttgtattgttatcattattatttgttgtttctttACTACCAGGTTATTATGAAATCACCAATATGCTTGAGAAAGTCAGGCCTTTAGAAGAAACATATTTGTAAGTAGAAGCtttttacttattaattaattagcttttttttttttgttaataactTTCTTAAATTCATTTCctaaaattaattgaaaaatgaaacatgattttttttaattggcaaCCTTGGTTCATTTGTCTAAACTACAGATTCATAAATCACTATTTAtgtaatgaatatattttttttttattaacggCTGGTTATAAAGCAATAGTCATTCTAAGACATGACATCATTGCATCTGGTGATAAAAGCAATATAGTCTATTAACAAGGTGATTAGTCTGTTTAACATTTCATCTTTTACTGACTTTCTAAAATctcacctttatttttttttaaactgattgttCAGTTTGCCTGTTATTTCTCTTCAGTGTTATTCCTATTCCACTTCATTCATCTATTACATTGGATGAACAGAATAAAGCATTTATGAAACCAGCCAAGGGCTTTAGAAAGGTAtgttgagagaaaaaaaactacctaaaatcaaaagattttaatatttgaataGCAGCCCTTATGAAATGAAGCATAAAGATTATTTGTCAGGCCAGGCATTCAAGTTGTGATATTTCATTTCATAGATTATTATTTCTACCAATATTGCTGAAAGTTCAATCACTGTTCCAGATATTAAATATGGTaagtttttacaaatcttatatcaactcactctgtctgtctggtaaaaagattgagcatgttatttcttccacaccattttttgtttaaactttgcataattattcattggcatagacaaggtatgaatgaaaaaaatataaattaaccaattagtcaattaattacttgtaattaattattttgtttcataccaacaagggaaattgattcttcagtattcacagatacagtTAAATATATTTGGTTTCGTACCCCTAGATAATTGAACacaatatttctcccacacctattctcggatcaagttgaaacaatttaacaattatttattgtacttttttttacgCTTTTCAGtgattgatttttgtttaactAAGACTTTATGCTGTCATCCTGAGTCCAACTACCCACAATTACACCTGGAGTGGGCCTCAAAGGCTAATGCAAAACAAAGAAAAGGTcagattaaatttaaactattttgttgttattgtaaaaTACTTATTGAATTGCACTACAATGTTCAATTTTGTGatgcttttataaaaaaaaataactaaaatatatattttttatctaCACAATCTCAGGTCGTGCTGGAAGAGTGTCCCATGGGCGTGTTTATTACATGGTGCAGAGATGGTTTTTTGACAGAGTTCTTCCTGAATATGGTATTCCAGAGATGAAAGTAGgtgttcaattattttgtttttggtgaACCTTATAAACACTAGATATTTTAGCAATTCACATTAAAGTAACAAACATTAAATGCAGGTTGttagtttaattataaaaaaattttttttttactttaaacgaCACCTCCAATGCATTATCTtagattttaatgttataatatatatatttttttttggttaattgAACACAGTGATATATtgactttaaaagaaaagattgaATGGCTCTTgctatatttttctatatattatttttttttgttttcagcgtTCACCACTCGAGTCGTTGGTTTTGAAATCTAAAATTTTCAATATGGGAGAACCTAAGGCTGTATTGGCTCTGGCTTTGTCACCGCCAAACTTGTCAGACATAGAGAGGACAATCCTCAATTTAAAAGAGGTATGTATTAAGATACATCATCCtttcaataattattattgtaaaaaacagAATGCTTATTATAGAGTAATAAGCttctaaattaaaacaaatagcaTGGTTTATGTCAGGAGTTGTCAACCTTTTGACAATATCAAGCCAAAGTTGGATGATTCAATAACCTTCAAGCAGAGTACCAGCACTAATAGGGGAAGCTTGCAAGCTTTGGGGACTATGCTAGTCCACAGTTaacagaaatttgttttttagacACAAGTACCATGTTGCATCAGCTTCCTCACAATTCCCATTAAACTCATGCCTCGCAACCCTACCCTTCCCCTTTCTTTAGGATACAAGTATATTTtactctattattattatttttaaatttcatggCCCTTTAGCATCATGATTATTCTTGCAGTCTGATATGTGAGCAAAGGCTTCACTTTAACACGTGTGTCAGATATCTGACTTCTGCTTTAAAagcataattaaaataaaagagattAACCATCTATttacaatgtttatatttttatagaaacCAAATAATTTAATGGTACCCTAGTGATAATgctgtaaaacaacaaaaaaggaagaatataaaatatttgtgtaaaaCCAATTTGTGGTCTCTGATTGTTAATCTCTTAAAGATAATATTCACTTAAGATATTGGCATGTGTCAGGCTAAATATACTAAGATTACATTATCTTGGGAGATCCAAATAATGTGGAATGAGGTAATATAATATTGTAACATTCtcaggttttaaaaacaattgtccagaaatttaaaaatgcattaaaCCTCAGTGTGCTTCGGAAAGATGATTGCCCACTAAATATTCTAATCAATAATAAcagacaattaattattttttatgccTTAGTAGGAGTTCTAACATAAGTATCTTATAAAAGTATCATAAAACAATATGCAGGTTGGTGCTCTGTGCTCATTTGTGGGTGAAACATGCAACCCCCATGATGGTGACCTAACATTTATTGGTCGAGTTTTGGCTGAGCTGCCAGTGGACATCAGAATTGGGAAACTTTTAGTCCTTGGCCATGTGTTTGGTGTTTTGGAAGAATGCCTCATTATAGGTAGAGTAGCCcttttctagtctaaaatataaatatatatatgtttgtaaatgttaGAACAGAATAGACAGGGAACATAATTACATTTAAGTCATTCATTAAAGATTATTACTTGACCAGGAATCATCCAATTAAAGACTAATTTAACTTACATTttttaaggttttaaaaaaaaaatgataagagCTGAAATCAAACTTATTTTCAATCTTGTGACTGTGATTTATCATCAGCCTGAATGACAATGTAATTGTAATTGTTCTATgaaatataagtttttttttctcttaattttttaatttaattatgaaattcatttttattataatgaatttattaatttaaagctATATGTTTTTAATTGTGTGTTAAGCTAGAAAAGAAGAATTTTGTTTCTGAAATGTAATGGGGCATGGTAGTCAATGATGTCATAAAACATAAAGTGATTGGTTGATGAATTGAGAGGGTCTTGAATGGAAAAGtttgacatttttaagtagtccACTAAACTGTAATGAATTCCTGATGTctgctaaagaaaaaaaaagacagatgttgtttttttttactcttataAACCATTAGACATTAAAATGTGAACTTGCAGGAACACAGTGGTTAAGTggtaagcacttggcttctgaactgagagAATTCCATTTCAAATCCTtttgaagactgggactttgaATTCCAAGATTTCAAGGGCCAAAGTTAGttcacccaactgtaatgggtaccagaGAGTAAagaagttggtcgttgtgctggcctcatgacaccctcgttaactgtcagcatagaaacagatgacctttaaatcatctgccttTTGGATCACAAAGTCTAAAAGGGGTAGTTTATGCTGtagagcttttttttaaaacatctctaTAAAAATCTTATGGACCTCTATAGATATCAAAATATTTCTGCAGACATTTTTGGATCTCTATTGACATTAAAAGATCTTTGGACCTCTTTGTCTCCAAAgaaaacagttgtttttttttgaaaatgtaaatatttagttagtTCCATAAAAACATGATCGATgtttatacaaatatttgtttaatccTGAAGGTGCCGCCTTGACAGTGAAAAGTATATTTGCTAATCCTCTGCAGTCTAGGCTAGAGGCTTACAAGTAAGTCAGTAATTAACAATGATTCTTAAACCTGTCAtctaaaagatttaaaaaaaaaaaatttgacttaCTATCACATACTAATAATTGTCATGGTCAAGgttgttttaattgtataaacagAATGACAACATTTTGACATTTCCAATAGTGGTAAAAATAGCTAAGGGAGTCAagaatcaataagaaaaaaataaccaattagttaattaactattggggattaataattttgtttggtatcttgaacaagggaaagaaatcatacttgacagatgtggtataTGTTGAGAAcacttgagccctgagtgaacatttttgtatgcatttaaaaaaagatcttgtaaacattcaccaagatacctccttcttccctccccctttcccaactggtccagacaagtgatagaatcatagcacattgagaaagcaaaaagttaaacaaaaacaatattttgtaaaaatatttctaatctctcagatttattatgtctaggtcatTCATACATATGACATGACtgactgatcaaaactaattgatacaatgacactcaatataagctttgtgattttaaaaagtattttttaggtttttcttgtttttttttcctttaagagGAATTCTTTAAATTTTTCACCTAAATATCTTCAGCAATGCAGTGAAATAAGGGTCATCAAATTTAGATCAAACTTTTGAAAATCCAACATGTATTAACCACCCAGTTCATTCTATTCTCTCTGAAATATATGTGTATTTCATCACTAGGGCCAAGCTGAGTTGGTCTGATAACTCTCACAGTGATTGTTTGGCCATAATCAATGCTTataaggtatttttttttctcttggttgtggttaatttttttaatggttaGCAATACAGTTTTCTTAAAatgaactctttaaaaaaaaaaggtattagtCATATCAGTTTGTTATATAAATTTCTATGCAcatttatacatgtatttaaTATCGGTTGAGTTATTTATTACTTATTGgtagtttttatttcttttctgcttgtttaggttttaatatttttatttttagattttaaaaaaaaatgtatcagttGTTTGGATTTTTTGTTTGGatgatttttaaagtttttttctttcattactCTGTCATTTGTTTAGCTATCTCTTCATTTGATTATTTAGGTTTGGGAAAACAGAGTCAAGATGAAAGAATTCAGCAGAACTGGAATGACAGAGAAACAATGGGGAAGGAAAAATTTTATTCAGATTCAAGCTATCAAAGaggttaggtttttttttaaaattcagattCAAGCTATCAAAGAGGttaggtttttttaaaattcagattGAAGCTATCAAAGaggttaggtttttttttaaattcagattTAAGCTATCAAAGaggttaggttttttttttaaattcagattCAAGTTATCAAAGAGgataggttttttttaaaattcagattCAAGTTATCAAAGaggttaggtttttttttaaattcagattCAAGCTATCAAAGAGgttaggttttttaaaaattcagattCAAGTTATCAAAGAggttttgttcctttttttcttctccatAACCCATTAATCACTACTGAAGAGTCTAAGCAACACATGACAAAACATTTGGCAgaaatttaacaaatttttatttttgaccaGGTCCACAAACTCGTCCAAGAGTTGGAACAACGTTTAAAGAAGTTTAACATTGTCAAACCTACACAGCCTCCACCTTTTAAAGGTAGTCATACCAGTGCAGTGGAGAGACTTGTATTAAAGGTAAGCCATACCAGTGTTGTAGAGAGACTTGTATTAAAGGTAAGCCATACCAGTGCAGTGGAGAGACTTATATTAAAGGTAAGCCATACCAGTGCAGTGGAGAGACTTATATTAAAGGTAAGCCATACCAGTGTTGTAGAGAGACTTGTATTAAAGGTAAGCCATACCAGTGTTGTAGAGAGACTTGTATTAAAGGTAAGCCATACCAGTGTTGTAGAGATACTTGTATTAAAGGTAAGCCATACCAGTGCAGTGGAGAGACTTATATTAAAGGTAAGCCATACCAGTGTTGTAGAGAGACTTGTATTAGCGCTGCGTTACTCTTAGCAAGTAACTTTGCTAGCGCTGGTGAGTGCAGCGTTTCTCTCAGCAAGTAACTCAATTTTGTTATCAAAATAAtatgcactgaaagagttaaaggtAAAACATACTTCATTGTGGACTTAATCATAGGTAAGAATATCAAACctaaacatcaaaaaaaaattcttattttatagttatattttatttaaagtaaaatatttttactctGTATTTATCCTTGTAGTTAGTTCTGTGTGGTGCATTCTACCCCAACTATGCCTTAAAGGAAGAGGTAGATGAGAAAGAGGCTGTCAAGCTGTTGTCTAACAATGATCCAACAAGAACTGTCATggtaaacatttttacatttgtttacatCTCTAGACTGAGAGACTACAGCTGAGACCAAGACTGCTATCTTGATTCTGattgaaaatgtataaaataacatagaccatattttaataaaatcaagAGCATTCGATTAGAGAACTACacactaaatatatatttatagaaaatttaaatctatattacaAATGAAGCTTGACATTTATGGCTTTTGGTGCTTCATCAGTATATTGTCGCTATAGGAAACTAAAGAATTTTCAGTGTAAattaaaccttttattttatacaaCATTTTAAACAGGATAATGCTTACCAATTATAATGTTATAGTGGTATTCATAACAAACAGAGTCTGTAAGTGTAGATttttgtcttgtctatgctTTTAATGTAAAAGTAGCCAATCCTAACTATCCAAAAAGCCTGCACAGTCTGGAAGCGCATGAAGCGCCCTGACGACGGTTCTCtatggtggaggctgtccaggcctgattAAGCTATTATAGCATGTTGCAAGTCAGGctactgtcctgttggctcatatttcgaACTGCTAAGGCCAAACTTTGAATTACAGTGCCTCCGCTGCggaaaccgtgtctcatattctttttgactgcctcagacttgctgatctctgtctcgacaggtctgggaaacaaaaaaaaattgctcgaCTGTATGGTGACATACATGCACTTGCAAAACAGCAAAGTTTTTGTGTCcaaggcttttgcaagagaagattggaacttctcaagccttcactcAACCAtttaaagatgatgatgatccTAATTATAAATAATGGTTACAGTTATATACCAATTATTTTAGCTGAGCATGTCTGACCTAGTTGAACGTCTCAAAACCTTTAGAATGTGAACTTATTTTTCCATGCAGGTAAAAAATCTGCCGATAAACCAAGGTATCCTGTACGAACAACAGATGAGGGATTTGTTCAGCTGCTGCCAGAAAGATCCTCCACCTTCTCTAAGTAGTGAGCAAACAAAAGCTTTCATTGAGTTTCACTGGAAGTCTGGTTCAGTATCTGAGGGAAGGATACATCCTGCTGTTTATGCTGCTATCAAACTTAGGTCTGTTTCTGTTGTATTACTACAAACt
It encodes:
- the LOC106055411 gene encoding ATP-dependent RNA helicase TDRD9-like; amino-acid sequence: MACITGELRLEELDDWFKIGLKTGEKKEQRRQAIVTSSLGGRLYDPKTGGVYQRDVQKDLEKQLPKYLRLGLRAGEGFDGQKYVEQYKKQEELELLSHYRGSTDDGDNESVVNDLDALELNSTVPGRSIAIPEDLIPEKATDVYFNYNLQHSYGDLPVLNAREEIVNVIEAHQVTIIQGPTGSGKTTQVPQFIFDHYASESKYCNIVITQPRKIAAVSIAQRVCAERGWPIGSLCGYQIGLDRKSTEDTRILYCTTGVLKEKLILKKNMHDYTHVILDEVHERDIETDFLLLIVKKLLRTNSSHVKIILMSATFDTDIFADYFALPVGNHLEKAPVVNVDSGRHTVSEFYADDLTSRLGPLPPIDEAQPGIHSAMYDMAIELVKHFDLIEEKEQGKDQSTGFAPVRGTVLMFLPGYYEITNMLEKVRPLEETYFVIPIPLHSSITLDEQNKAFMKPAKGFRKIIISTNIAESSITVPDIKYVIDFCLTKTLCCHPESNYPQLHLEWASKANAKQRKGRAGRVSHGRVYYMVQRWFFDRVLPEYGIPEMKRSPLESLVLKSKIFNMGEPKAVLALALSPPNLSDIERTILNLKEVGALCSFVGETCNPHDGDLTFIGRVLAELPVDIRIGKLLVLGHVFGVLEECLIIGAALTVKSIFANPLQSRLEAYKAKLSWSDNSHSDCLAIINAYKVWENRVKMKEFSRTGMTEKQWGRKNFIQIQAIKEVHKLVQELEQRLKKFNIVKPTQPPPFKGSHTSAVERLVLKLVLCGAFYPNYALKEEVDEKEAVKLLSNNDPTRTVMVKNLPINQGILYEQQMRDLFSCCQKDPPPSLSSEQTKAFIEFHWKSGSVSEGRIHPAVYAAIKLRQLNIKLPITLFGREETKSCLQELQKAASAQRASSDLRSCRLKVDSNTGETSQSCNTVKIDPETSTLLLSVTEVKECGHFWAQCDNVHNVALLTEIQSALNGPHSFLKPVSGMLKPGVLVAAPYDDESPLYYRGRVEEINTMKVPVAGAMAKSSLVAKVFFVDYGNTELIEVGMLRDLPATCLNKPYMALEFYLKGIRPSSVKCPDNSWSPQANALFKSWTLNKLLFAQVYSVVNNTVRVELVAKYNNGQEVCFNDELINQGFAVAAEESFLSQQNHTWRQNCLTDDTLASQPDSWVQVSLPSQTSKRQKGRKVYLAGPYSPLEMSFSGMTFSGRLMSVRVDPESVNSVAIDENPQEKFSRLLVSSSTGLNPAGNSLIARQTTLLPQIPGLASFITLVFTPYAEFRTDPKCQRYIGAVCGLGYDDENLSVLPDHDIELTFETEFTTEDIVMINEVRMAINIALGTEDTMATFGQDVFVRIQEKAREKILMLLKKQREPVQPDNFIKPYTWNLIPPELVLHHDLTDTEADSDHLLKLHNAISLSCDSRTMEKDTSVSSQKKEYYVKHLAYLEKISKSNKREPILCELCKVQTASSHILAIHLLTERHLKNVKLLEDGKFS